In Flavobacterium sp. CS20, a single window of DNA contains:
- a CDS encoding lycopene cyclase family protein, which produces MSLNTFHYIIIGAGASGLQLALAMLKDDFFKSKSIGIIEKKSNPKNDKTWCFWETGQGLYDKIIYKSWKSGYVIACNKKIDFDLEEYSYKMLRSIDFYKHAKHLIDQSENIHLIDDEVIELENKSSLVDIKCKKNSFQAKHVFDSRLPENYKPENSVNILQHFKGWFVETENKIFNPEQFCMMDYNLSKNNETSFIYVLPFSQNQALVESTFFSPKLVEDEVYKKYIKAYLKDVLKVKSFDIHEMEQGIIPMTSYPFYKNHTNQITKIGTSGGWVKSSTGYSFKNAERMAKKIIENIKVGNTPHHNLYKKRFKHYDKLFLDVLYHHNHFGEKLFYKMYKRNNIKDIFQFLDEQSHFPQELKIMFSITSFYFIKAFVKHAFQGFQIK; this is translated from the coding sequence ATGTCTTTAAACACATTTCATTATATCATTATTGGAGCTGGTGCTTCTGGACTTCAATTGGCTTTAGCCATGTTGAAAGATGATTTTTTTAAATCTAAATCAATTGGTATAATTGAAAAGAAATCAAATCCAAAAAATGATAAAACATGGTGCTTTTGGGAAACTGGTCAAGGCTTATATGATAAGATTATATATAAATCATGGAAATCAGGCTATGTTATAGCTTGTAATAAAAAAATCGATTTTGATTTAGAAGAATATTCTTATAAAATGCTAAGATCAATTGATTTTTACAAACATGCCAAACACCTTATCGATCAATCTGAAAATATACATTTGATTGATGATGAAGTCATTGAGTTAGAAAACAAATCCAGTTTGGTTGATATCAAATGCAAAAAAAACAGCTTTCAAGCCAAACATGTTTTTGATAGTCGGCTACCTGAAAACTATAAACCTGAAAATAGCGTCAATATTCTTCAGCATTTCAAAGGTTGGTTTGTAGAAACTGAAAATAAAATTTTTAATCCTGAACAATTTTGTATGATGGATTATAACCTATCTAAAAATAATGAAACGAGTTTTATTTATGTTTTGCCTTTTAGTCAAAATCAAGCTTTAGTAGAATCAACTTTTTTTTCGCCAAAATTAGTTGAAGATGAAGTTTACAAAAAGTACATCAAAGCCTATTTAAAAGATGTTTTAAAGGTTAAATCTTTTGATATTCACGAAATGGAGCAAGGCATCATTCCCATGACAAGTTATCCTTTTTATAAAAATCATACAAATCAAATCACTAAAATTGGCACTTCAGGCGGTTGGGTAAAATCCTCTACGGGCTATTCATTTAAAAACGCTGAACGTATGGCTAAAAAAATAATAGAAAACATAAAAGTCGGTAATACACCACATCATAATTTATATAAAAAACGTTTTAAACATTACGATAAGTTGTTTCTAGATGTTTTATATCATCACAATCATTTTGGAGAAAAGCTATTTTATAAAATGTACAAACGCAATAACATCAAAGATATCTTTCAATTTCTAGACGAACAAAGCCATTTTCCTCAAGAATTAAAAATCATGTTTAGCATAACTTCATTTTACTTTATCAAAGCCTTTGTTAAACATGCTTTTCAAGGCTTTCAAATCAAATGA
- a CDS encoding sterol desaturase family protein, which yields MTIIYSILIFLATFCFMEFMAWFSHKYVMHGFLWSLHKDHHLKDHKSWWERNDFFFIFYAIVSMVFFYLDYIGYWFGLPIALGITAYGATYFLVHDIFIHQRFKIFRNANNWYAKAIRRAHKIHHKHLSKEDGECFGMLLPPMRFFKNQK from the coding sequence ATGACTATAATATATTCTATACTGATTTTTTTGGCTACTTTTTGTTTTATGGAATTTATGGCTTGGTTTAGTCATAAATATGTCATGCATGGTTTTTTATGGTCACTGCACAAAGATCACCACTTGAAAGATCATAAAAGTTGGTGGGAGAGAAACGACTTCTTTTTTATATTCTATGCCATTGTGAGTATGGTCTTTTTTTATTTAGATTATATAGGCTATTGGTTTGGATTACCCATAGCTTTAGGGATAACTGCATACGGTGCTACTTACTTTTTGGTGCATGATATTTTTATACACCAAAGGTTTAAAATTTTTAGAAATGCTAATAATTGGTATGCCAAAGCCATAAGAAGAGCACACAAAATACACCATAAACACCTAAGCAAAGAAGATGGCGAATGTTTTGGTATGTTGCTACCACCTATGCGTTTTTTTAAAAATCAAAAGTGA
- a CDS encoding phytoene/squalene synthase family protein, which translates to MKLIFDNIAKYCSKKVTESYSTSFSTATKLLAPSIRQDIYNIYGFVRFADEIVDTFHDYDKAFLFNEFEKQLYIAIEHKISLNPILNSFQKTVHKYDIPPQLYEAFMSSMRKDLYKSNYNSVEEYEQYIYGSADVVGLMCLKVFVKGDDQLYNELKHDAKKLGSAFQKVNFLRDLKADIEDLNRTYFPNVNLDKLEEDAKMRIITEIEEDFKAGLRGISKLPIEAKFGVYTAYIYYLKLLYKLKKTPSLQIKSKRIRVNDYQKFALLAQSFISCRLNLI; encoded by the coding sequence ATGAAATTAATTTTTGATAATATCGCTAAATATTGTAGCAAAAAAGTTACTGAATCTTATAGCACATCATTTTCAACAGCTACAAAACTCCTTGCACCATCAATTCGTCAAGATATTTACAATATTTATGGTTTTGTAAGATTTGCTGACGAAATTGTAGACACCTTTCACGATTATGACAAAGCTTTTTTATTTAACGAATTTGAAAAACAACTTTATATAGCGATTGAACACAAAATCAGTTTAAATCCTATTCTCAATTCATTTCAAAAAACCGTTCATAAATACGATATTCCACCTCAACTTTATGAAGCATTTATGAGTAGTATGCGAAAAGATTTATATAAATCAAATTATAACTCCGTAGAAGAATACGAACAATATATTTATGGCAGTGCAGACGTTGTTGGTCTGATGTGTTTAAAAGTATTTGTAAAAGGTGATGACCAACTTTATAACGAACTAAAACACGATGCTAAAAAATTAGGATCAGCATTTCAAAAAGTAAATTTCTTGAGAGACCTCAAAGCTGATATTGAAGATTTAAACCGTACTTATTTTCCTAATGTCAATTTAGATAAGTTAGAAGAAGATGCTAAAATGAGAATAATTACAGAAATTGAAGAAGACTTCAAAGCGGGTTTAAGAGGTATTTCAAAACTCCCTATTGAAGCTAAATTTGGAGTTTATACTGCTTATATTTACTACCTAAAATTACTCTATAAACTTAAAAAAACACCTTCTTTACAAATAAAATCTAAAAGAATACGTGTAAATGATTATCAAAAATTTGCTCTATTAGCACAATCTTTTATATCCTGTAGATTAAACTTAATTTAA
- a CDS encoding NAD(P)/FAD-dependent oxidoreductase: MNKTVHIIGSGFSSLSASCYLAKAGFKVNILEKNDSIGGRARQLKHKGFTFDMGPSWYWMPDVFERFFSDFNTKPQDFYQLDKLNPGYQVFFGQNDVFKVADNLNDLYKTFDDLEDNGAKKLKSFIDKARSNYDIAIKKMVYKPGESPLELVTTETISKLGQFFGNIDKDVEKNFKNPKLKQILKFPVLFLGARPKDTPSFYSFMNYADFGLGTWHPKGGMFSVVEAIKNLAISLGVNFKTNANVEHIHINSNKQIESLKVNGENITTDIVLSGADYHHTETLLDPNFRQYSENYWSKKTFAPSSLLFYVGFNKKLKNIHHHNLFFDVDFDQHANDIYKTPKWSDQPLFYANFTSLTDPQTAPVGCENGFFLIPLATGIEDSESLRDEYFLKIITRFEKLTNQNVKKNIIFKKSFCVSDFIKDYNSYKGNAYGMANTLLQTAFLRPKLKSKKVNNLYFTGQLTVLSPGVPPALISGKLVSELITKYN, translated from the coding sequence ATGAATAAAACAGTTCACATTATCGGCTCAGGATTTTCATCTCTTTCAGCCTCGTGTTACCTTGCTAAAGCAGGTTTCAAGGTCAATATTTTAGAAAAAAACGACAGCATTGGAGGCAGAGCTCGTCAACTCAAACATAAAGGATTTACCTTTGATATGGGACCATCTTGGTATTGGATGCCCGATGTTTTTGAGCGATTTTTTTCAGATTTTAATACCAAACCACAAGACTTTTATCAACTCGACAAACTCAATCCAGGCTATCAAGTTTTTTTTGGGCAAAACGATGTTTTTAAAGTTGCTGACAACCTCAATGATCTTTACAAAACTTTTGATGATTTAGAAGATAATGGTGCTAAAAAACTTAAATCGTTTATAGATAAAGCCCGTTCTAATTATGACATTGCCATAAAAAAAATGGTTTACAAACCTGGTGAATCACCTTTAGAATTAGTAACCACTGAAACAATTTCTAAGTTAGGTCAGTTTTTTGGTAATATAGACAAAGACGTAGAAAAAAATTTTAAAAATCCTAAACTCAAACAAATTCTCAAATTTCCAGTACTATTTCTTGGTGCAAGACCAAAAGATACGCCTTCATTTTACAGTTTTATGAATTATGCAGATTTTGGATTGGGAACATGGCATCCCAAAGGTGGTATGTTTTCAGTTGTAGAAGCCATCAAAAATCTAGCAATATCACTTGGTGTTAATTTCAAAACAAATGCAAATGTTGAACACATTCATATAAATTCAAATAAACAAATTGAAAGCTTAAAAGTAAATGGTGAAAACATAACCACAGATATAGTTTTGTCAGGTGCTGATTACCACCATACCGAAACACTTTTGGATCCAAACTTCAGACAATATTCTGAAAACTACTGGAGCAAAAAAACATTTGCACCTTCTTCTCTACTCTTTTATGTGGGTTTTAATAAAAAATTAAAAAATATACATCATCACAATTTGTTTTTTGATGTTGACTTTGATCAACACGCCAACGATATATATAAAACTCCAAAATGGTCTGATCAACCATTGTTTTATGCTAATTTCACTTCATTAACAGACCCACAAACCGCACCTGTTGGTTGTGAGAATGGTTTCTTTTTAATTCCTCTCGCTACAGGTATTGAAGACTCTGAAAGCTTAAGAGATGAATATTTTCTTAAAATCATCACAAGGTTTGAAAAGTTAACCAATCAAAACGTGAAGAAAAACATTATATTTAAAAAATCATTCTGTGTTTCTGATTTTATAAAAGATTATAATTCATACAAAGGCAATGCTTATGGAATGGCAAATACATTGCTTCAAACTGCTTTTTTAAGACCAAAACTAAAAAGTAAAAAGGTGAACAATTTGTATTTTACAGGTCAACTCACTGTTCTTAGTCCAGGAGTGCCGCCTGCTTTAATTTCAGGAAAACTGGTCTCAGAATTAATAACGAAATATAATTAA
- a CDS encoding MerR family transcriptional regulator, with amino-acid sequence MENIKQNFSIKDLESLSGIKAHTIRMWEKRYKVLEPKRTDTNIRTYNINGLQKILNIAFLNENGYKISRISKMSELDIKDLVQRITTSKSNYNRAVKSFKVAMMNFDQSVFLKTYDGLLENNTFREIYNDVFVPLLEEIGYLWQIGTITPAHEQFISTLIKQKLFFNIEKLQFEKPSKTDKVFVLFLPEEEIHDIGLFYTNYELLLHGYKVIFLGQSLPMEDLSYFLKLFDNPIFVSYLTVKPDNVEDYIERFTKHISTKDKCQYWLLGRKVNEMLENHYKFPQHVKAFKNINQLTLNLKNE; translated from the coding sequence ATGGAAAATATTAAACAAAATTTCAGTATTAAGGACTTAGAATCTTTAAGTGGCATCAAAGCTCACACTATCCGTATGTGGGAAAAACGCTACAAAGTTTTAGAGCCAAAAAGAACCGATACCAACATCAGAACTTACAATATCAATGGTCTTCAAAAGATATTAAACATTGCTTTTCTAAATGAAAATGGGTATAAAATATCTCGTATCTCAAAAATGTCTGAATTAGATATTAAAGATTTAGTACAACGTATCACTACAAGTAAAAGCAATTATAACAGAGCCGTCAAGTCTTTTAAAGTTGCCATGATGAATTTTGATCAATCAGTATTTTTAAAAACTTATGATGGTTTACTCGAAAACAATACCTTTAGAGAAATATATAACGATGTTTTTGTTCCCTTGCTTGAAGAAATTGGTTATCTATGGCAGATTGGAACAATTACTCCTGCACACGAACAGTTTATTTCAACTTTAATAAAACAAAAACTCTTTTTCAATATAGAAAAACTGCAATTTGAAAAACCTTCTAAAACAGATAAAGTATTTGTCCTTTTTTTGCCCGAAGAAGAAATTCATGACATAGGTTTATTTTACACAAATTATGAATTATTGTTACATGGCTATAAGGTGATTTTTTTAGGTCAAAGTTTACCAATGGAAGATTTATCTTACTTTTTAAAGCTATTTGATAACCCTATTTTTGTGTCTTATCTAACAGTAAAACCCGATAATGTTGAAGATTATATAGAAAGGTTTACAAAGCATATTTCCACAAAAGATAAATGTCAATATTGGCTATTAGGAAGAAAAGTTAATGAAATGCTTGAAAACCATTATAAATTCCCTCAACATGTCAAGGCTTTTAAAAATATTAACCAGCTGACTCTCAATCTTAAAAATGAATAA
- the map gene encoding type I methionyl aminopeptidase encodes MIKLKSTEEIALMQESALIVSKTLGMLAKEIKPGISTLKLDKLADEFIRDHNATPGFLGLYDFPNTLCMSPNEQVVHGIPNNKPLNDGDIISIDCGAKKNGFYGDHAYTFEVGEVKPEIKNLLKVTKESLYKGIAEFRYGKRIGDVGYAIQKHAEDHGYGVVRELVGHGLGKKMHEDPEMPNYGKRGRGKKFKNGMTVAIEPMINLGYRRVIQLKDGWTIITADGLPSAHFEHDVALIDGKPKLLSTFDFVYEALGISSDEEKPFKFE; translated from the coding sequence ATGATCAAACTTAAGTCAACAGAAGAAATCGCCCTAATGCAAGAAAGTGCTTTAATTGTTTCAAAAACATTAGGTATGCTTGCCAAAGAAATCAAACCTGGAATATCTACTTTAAAATTAGACAAACTCGCAGATGAATTTATAAGAGACCATAACGCAACACCTGGTTTTTTAGGATTATACGACTTTCCTAACACATTGTGTATGAGCCCTAATGAACAAGTTGTTCATGGGATACCAAACAATAAACCCCTTAATGACGGCGATATTATTTCAATAGATTGTGGTGCAAAAAAAAATGGCTTCTATGGTGATCATGCATACACTTTTGAAGTTGGAGAAGTCAAACCCGAAATAAAAAACTTACTTAAAGTTACCAAAGAAAGCCTCTATAAAGGCATAGCCGAATTTAGATATGGTAAACGCATCGGTGATGTAGGTTATGCTATTCAAAAACATGCTGAAGATCACGGCTACGGCGTCGTTAGAGAACTGGTCGGTCACGGATTAGGCAAAAAAATGCACGAAGATCCCGAAATGCCCAATTATGGTAAAAGAGGACGTGGTAAAAAATTTAAAAATGGAATGACTGTGGCTATTGAACCTATGATAAATCTCGGTTATAGACGGGTTATACAACTTAAAGACGGTTGGACTATAATAACTGCTGACGGTTTGCCAAGTGCTCACTTTGAGCATGATGTTGCCCTTATTGACGGCAAACCCAAATTACTTTCTACTTTTGACTTCGTCTATGAAGCTTTAGGAATTTCTTCTGATGAAGAAAAACCATTTAAATTTGAATAA
- a CDS encoding BT0820 family HAD-type phosphatase, translated as MFSTRKPKIAIDFDGTIVENKYPDIGKPKIFAFETLKKLQEDGYLLVLWTFRYGKRLNEAIEFCESYGIEFYAVNKSYPEEEFNIEKMSRKIDADIFIDDRNIGGMLSWGEIYQTITKEKIETEKPKKGFLSKFFIK; from the coding sequence ATGTTCTCAACGCGTAAACCAAAAATAGCTATTGACTTTGATGGTACAATAGTAGAAAACAAATATCCAGATATTGGAAAGCCAAAAATCTTTGCTTTTGAAACCCTAAAAAAACTTCAAGAGGATGGCTATCTTTTGGTATTATGGACATTTCGCTATGGAAAAAGACTAAATGAAGCTATAGAATTTTGTGAATCTTATGGCATAGAATTTTACGCGGTCAATAAAAGTTATCCCGAAGAAGAATTCAACATAGAAAAAATGAGTAGAAAAATAGATGCTGATATTTTTATTGATGACAGAAATATTGGCGGTATGCTTAGTTGGGGAGAAATCTACCAAACTATTACAAAAGAAAAAATAGAAACAGAAAAACCAAAGAAGGGTTTTTTAAGTAAATTCTTTATAAAATAA
- a CDS encoding thioredoxin family protein: MKLYLSIINLLLLFNVALAQESNIIGQTNKNEILNSRHKSWFNKNYNSYEPSPKHIKQIKKLLAKNDYKIEVYFGTWCSDSQREVPRLIKILEASEFDFDNLKLVGVGPEKKVPNVSKKRQKQLNITNVPTIIVYQDDKEINRFVEYAQESLEKDFINILAKKPYKHSYQQ; this comes from the coding sequence ATGAAATTATACCTAAGTATCATTAATTTGTTGCTATTGTTCAATGTGGCTTTAGCACAAGAATCAAATATTATTGGTCAAACTAATAAAAATGAAATTTTAAATTCAAGACACAAATCTTGGTTTAATAAAAACTACAACAGCTATGAACCTTCACCAAAACACATCAAACAAATAAAAAAACTTCTTGCCAAGAATGACTATAAAATTGAAGTCTATTTTGGCACTTGGTGTTCTGATAGCCAAAGAGAAGTGCCTAGACTCATTAAAATTTTAGAAGCAAGTGAATTTGATTTTGATAACCTTAAGCTCGTAGGCGTTGGTCCAGAAAAAAAAGTCCCTAATGTTTCTAAAAAAAGACAAAAACAATTAAATATTACCAACGTGCCAACCATTATAGTATATCAAGATGACAAAGAAATTAATAGATTTGTAGAATATGCTCAAGAAAGTCTTGAAAAAGATTTCATAAATATTTTGGCAAAAAAACCCTATAAGCACAGCTATCAACAATAA
- the gpmI gene encoding 2,3-bisphosphoglycerate-independent phosphoglycerate mutase, giving the protein MNKKVILTILDGWGNAPDKKVSAVDVANTPCIDHLKKTYPTATLRTDGMNVGLPEGQMGNSEVGHMNLGAGRIVYQDLVKINMAVEKDTLKDQAPIKEAFEYAKKHHKSVHFLGLVSDGGVHSHINHLKGLVKTADDFGVKKSYVHAFTDGRDVDPKSGKGFIKDLNDFLKHHNSQLASIIGRYYAMDRDKRWERIKQAYDLIVNGKGKKTEKPVNAISESYDNNITDEFIKPIVVCQNNQPVACLENDDVVIFFNFRTDRGRQLTSALSQQDFPEYGMKKLNLKYYTMTKYDDTFKNINVIYTKDNIKNTIGEVLEKEGKTQLRAAETEKYPHVTFFFSGGREEAFKGEKRIMVNSPKVATYDLQPEMSAYELKDKILVEIENNSADFMCINFANPDMVGHTGVFEAAVKACETVDTCMNELVQTAQDQNYTVIIIADHGNSETMINPDGSPNTAHTTNPVPLILVDNEIKSIKSGILGDIAPTILKLMGINKPKEMTQNALIN; this is encoded by the coding sequence ATGAATAAAAAAGTAATTTTGACCATATTAGACGGATGGGGAAATGCACCAGATAAAAAAGTTTCTGCAGTTGATGTCGCTAACACACCTTGTATAGATCATTTAAAAAAAACATATCCAACTGCAACGCTTAGAACTGATGGCATGAATGTAGGTTTACCCGAAGGTCAAATGGGTAATTCTGAAGTGGGACACATGAATTTAGGAGCTGGCAGAATTGTATATCAAGATTTAGTCAAGATAAATATGGCCGTTGAAAAAGATACACTTAAAGACCAAGCACCTATCAAAGAAGCTTTTGAATATGCCAAAAAACACCATAAATCTGTTCATTTTCTTGGTTTAGTGAGTGATGGTGGCGTTCATTCTCATATCAATCATCTCAAAGGGTTGGTAAAGACAGCTGATGACTTTGGGGTAAAGAAAAGCTATGTTCACGCCTTTACAGATGGTCGTGATGTTGACCCAAAATCGGGAAAAGGCTTTATAAAAGATTTGAATGATTTTTTAAAACATCACAATTCACAGTTGGCAAGCATTATAGGTCGATATTATGCTATGGACAGAGATAAGCGTTGGGAACGCATCAAGCAAGCCTATGATTTAATTGTAAATGGAAAGGGTAAAAAAACGGAAAAACCCGTCAATGCAATTTCAGAAAGCTATGATAACAACATCACTGACGAATTCATAAAACCAATAGTAGTATGTCAAAACAATCAACCTGTGGCGTGTTTAGAAAATGATGATGTTGTAATCTTTTTTAATTTTAGAACCGATCGTGGCAGACAACTCACTTCAGCCCTATCACAACAAGACTTCCCAGAGTATGGCATGAAAAAACTCAATCTGAAATATTACACCATGACTAAATATGATGATACTTTTAAAAACATAAATGTAATTTATACAAAAGACAACATTAAAAATACCATAGGTGAAGTTTTAGAAAAAGAAGGCAAAACCCAACTTAGAGCAGCTGAAACCGAAAAATATCCACATGTCACATTTTTCTTTTCAGGTGGACGAGAAGAAGCTTTTAAAGGTGAAAAACGCATCATGGTCAATTCACCAAAAGTAGCAACTTATGATTTGCAACCCGAGATGAGTGCTTACGAACTCAAAGACAAAATATTGGTTGAAATTGAAAATAATTCAGCAGACTTCATGTGCATCAATTTTGCAAATCCTGACATGGTTGGACATACTGGCGTTTTTGAAGCCGCAGTAAAAGCATGCGAAACGGTTGACACTTGCATGAATGAACTTGTACAAACAGCACAAGATCAGAATTATACCGTGATAATAATTGCCGATCATGGCAATAGCGAAACCATGATAAATCCAGACGGTTCTCCTAATACAGCTCATACCACCAATCCTGTTCCTTTAATTTTGGTCGATAACGAAATTAAATCAATAAAATCTGGTATTCTGGGTGATATAGCACCAACCATACTAAAACTTATGGGCATCAACAAGCCTAAAGAAATGACACAAAACGCTTTAATTAATTAA
- a CDS encoding phosphoenolpyruvate carboxylase, translating to MTDKEILESLYQIKSLLKERYKDFFVEEVNDIIGRVHLFGNHFATLDIRQDSSKHTEAIQEIFKKEFDLDYNTLSNQEKINYLTKKSLRLNADDYEDEIIIDTIKNVYQIKDIQAENGERALHRYIISNSESIFDVLHVYALFKYCGYQDEDIKIDIVPLFETMVGMNNSQDVMRELYELPIYKTHLEKRNNEQTIMLGFSDGTKDGGYLKANWEILQTKERLTKVTKAHNYKVVFFDGRGGPPARGGGKTHQFYLAQGDDVSNDKIQLTIQGQTITSIYGTHEHASYNIEQLLLAGAKPFNKSVKLNQHYKDLISDLANKSYEKYTSLKNDKNFVPYLEKMTTLKYYGATNIGSRPSKRNAKSTLDFSDLRAIPFVGSWSTIRQNVPGYYGLGTALETFADKPEVIQDLYDNSAFFRTLINNSMMSMKKSYFPLTQYMKNDKVFGNFWKDLRAEYELSKKWALKLTGVKYLMDNEKITRKSISARENIVLPLLSIQQYALQMIQQNHPEKDKFEKLVIRCLFGNINASRNSA from the coding sequence ATTACCGACAAGGAGATTTTAGAAAGTTTGTACCAAATCAAATCTTTATTGAAAGAACGATACAAAGATTTTTTTGTTGAAGAAGTCAATGATATTATTGGTAGAGTCCATTTATTTGGGAATCATTTTGCAACATTAGATATAAGGCAAGACAGTAGCAAACATACAGAAGCTATACAAGAAATATTTAAAAAGGAGTTTGATTTAGACTACAACACCTTATCTAACCAAGAAAAAATTAATTATCTAACAAAAAAATCATTAAGGCTCAATGCTGATGATTATGAAGATGAAATCATAATTGATACCATTAAAAATGTATATCAAATTAAAGATATACAAGCCGAAAATGGCGAAAGAGCACTTCATCGCTACATTATTTCAAATTCTGAAAGTATATTTGATGTACTTCACGTTTATGCTCTTTTTAAATATTGTGGATACCAAGACGAAGACATCAAAATAGATATTGTACCGCTTTTTGAAACTATGGTTGGCATGAACAATTCACAGGATGTCATGCGTGAGCTTTACGAGCTACCTATTTATAAAACGCACCTTGAAAAAAGAAATAATGAACAAACCATTATGTTGGGCTTTTCTGACGGAACCAAAGATGGTGGCTATTTAAAAGCGAATTGGGAAATTTTGCAAACCAAAGAACGCCTTACAAAAGTAACAAAGGCACACAATTATAAAGTTGTCTTTTTTGACGGTAGAGGTGGTCCACCTGCAAGAGGTGGCGGTAAAACTCATCAATTTTATCTTGCTCAAGGCGACGATGTGTCAAATGACAAAATACAACTTACCATTCAAGGTCAAACCATAACAAGTATATATGGCACGCACGAACATGCAAGCTACAATATTGAACAACTCTTGCTCGCTGGTGCTAAACCTTTTAATAAATCTGTAAAACTAAATCAGCACTACAAAGATTTAATTTCAGATTTGGCAAATAAAAGTTATGAAAAATATACTTCACTTAAAAATGATAAAAACTTTGTACCTTACCTTGAAAAAATGACCACCTTAAAATATTATGGCGCAACAAATATTGGAAGCAGACCCTCTAAAAGAAACGCAAAATCAACATTAGATTTTTCTGATTTAAGAGCTATACCATTTGTTGGATCTTGGAGTACAATTAGACAAAATGTACCGGGCTACTACGGTTTAGGAACTGCTTTAGAAACCTTTGCCGATAAACCTGAAGTAATTCAAGACTTGTATGACAACTCAGCGTTTTTCAGAACGCTTATCAACAATAGTATGATGAGTATGAAAAAATCATATTTTCCATTAACTCAATATATGAAAAACGATAAGGTTTTTGGCAATTTTTGGAAAGACCTAAGAGCTGAATATGAGTTGTCAAAAAAATGGGCTTTGAAGTTAACTGGCGTGAAATATTTAATGGACAATGAAAAAATAACCCGTAAATCTATCAGTGCTCGCGAAAATATCGTTTTACCACTTTTATCTATTCAGCAATATGCTTTGCAAATGATTCAGCAAAATCACCCTGAAAAAGATAAATTTGAAAAACTTGTTATCAGATGTTTGTTTGGTAATATAAATGCCAGTCGAAATTCTGCTTGA